From Pongo pygmaeus isolate AG05252 chromosome 1, NHGRI_mPonPyg2-v2.0_pri, whole genome shotgun sequence, one genomic window encodes:
- the TAF5L gene encoding TAF5-like RNA polymerase II p300/CBP-associated factor-associated factor 65 kDa subunit 5L isoform X1: protein MKRVRTEQIQMAVSCYLKRRQYVDSDGPLKQGLRLSQTAEEMAANLTVQSESGCANIVSAAPCQAEPQQYEVQFGRLRNFLTDSDSQHSHEVMPLLYPLFVYLHLNLVQNSPKSTVESFYSRFHGMFLQNASQKDVIEQLQTTQTIQDILSNFKLRAFLDNKYVVRLQEDSYNYLIRYLQSDNNTALCKVLTLHIHLDVQPAKRTDYQLYASGSSSRSENNGLEPPDMPSPILQNEAALEVLQESIKRVKDGPPSLTTICFYAFYNTEQLLNTAEISPDSKLLAAGFDNSCIKLWSLRSKKLKSEPHQVDVSRIHLACDILEEEDDEDDNAGTEMKILRGHCGPVYSTRFLADSSGLLSCSEDMSIRYWDLGSFTNTVLYQGHAYPVWDLDISPYSLYFASGSHDRTARLWSFDRTYPLRIYAGHLADVDCVKFHPNSNYLATGSTDKTVRLWSAQQGNSVRLFTGHRGPVLSLAFSPNGKYLASAGEDQRLKLWDLASGTLYKELRGHTDNITSLTFSPDSGLIASASMDNSVRVWDIRNTYCSAPADGSSSELVGVYTGQMSNVLSVQFMACNLLLVTGITQENQEH from the exons TGCAATCAGAATCTGGTTGTGCCAACATAGTGTCTGCAGCCCCTTGCCAGGCAGAACCCCAGCAATATGAAGTACAGTTTGGACGACTGCGGAATTTTCTCACTG aTTCTGATTCCCAGCATAGCCACGAAGTGATGCCTCTCCTCTATCCTCTCTTTGTCTACCTCCATCTCAACCTGGTCCAAAACAGTCCGAAGAGCACAGTGGAAAGTTTTTACAGCCGCTTCCATGGAATGTTTCTGCAGAATGCTAGCCAGAAGGATGTCATTGAGCAGCTACAGACCACTCAAACCATCCAGGACATCCTATCTAACTTCAAGCTTCGAGCATTCCTAGATAACAAGTACGTGGTCCGTCTCCAAGAAGACAGCTATAACTACCTTATCCGCTACCTCCAAAGTGACAACAATACTGCCCTGTGCAAAGTCCTCACCTTACATATTCATCTTGACGTGCAGCCTGCCAAGAGAACAGACTATCAGCTGTATGCCAGTGGCAGCTCCTCCCGCAGTGAGAACAACGGTTTGGAGCCCCCTGACATGCCCAGCCCGATTCTGCAGAACGAGGCTGCCCTAGAGGTCTTACAGGAGAGCATTAAGCGCGTCAAGGATGGGCCTCCCTCCCTCACTACCATCTGCTTCTATGCCTTCTATAACACAGAGCAGCTGTTGAACACTGCAGAAATCTCCCCCGATAGCAAGCTGCTTGCTGCTGGGTTTGACAACTCCTGTATAAAACTTTGGAGTTTACGATCCAAGAAGTTAAAATCAGAGCCCCATCAAGTAGACGTGTCCCGCATCCATTTGGCTTGTGATATTCTGGAGGAGGAG GATGATGAGGATGATAATGCAGGCACGGAGATGAAGATACTGCGGGGACACTGTGGACCAGTGTACAGCACGAGGTTCCTTGCGGACAGCTCAGGGTTGCTCTCTTGTTCTGAAGACATGTCCATCAGATACTGGGATCTGGGGAGTTTCACCAACACTGTGTTGTACCAAGGACATGCCTATCCTGTGTGGGATCTGGACATCAGTCCATATAGCCTGTACTTCGCCAGCGGGTCCCACGACCGCACCGCCAGGCTGTGGTCATTTGATCGGACGTACCCGCTGAGGATATATGCAGGGCACCTGGCAGATGTGGACTGTGTCAAATTCCACCCTAATTCAAACTACTTGGCCACAGGCTCAACCGACAAGACCGTTCGGCTGTGGAGCGCTCAGCAGGGGAACTCGGTGAGGCTTTTCACAGGCCACCGCGGCCCCGTGCTTTCTCTCGCCTTTTCTCCTAACGGTAAGTACTTGGCGTCTGCTGGCGAGGACCAGCGGTTGAAGCTGTGGGACTTGGCCTCTGGGACCCTTTATAAAGAGCTGAGAGGCCACACAGACAATATCACCAGCCTCACCTTCAGTCCAGACAGCGGCTTGATTGCCTCTGCCTCCATGGACAACTCGGTGCGCGTCTGGGACATCAGGAACACTTACTGCAGTGCACCTGCCGACGGCTCCTCCAGCGAGCTCGTGGGCGTGTACACCGGGCAAATGAGCAACGTCCTGAGCGTGCAGTTCATGGCCTGTAACCTTCTTCTGGTGACTGGAATTACACAAGAAAATCaggaacattaa
- the TAF5L gene encoding TAF5-like RNA polymerase II p300/CBP-associated factor-associated factor 65 kDa subunit 5L isoform X2 → MPLLYPLFVYLHLNLVQNSPKSTVESFYSRFHGMFLQNASQKDVIEQLQTTQTIQDILSNFKLRAFLDNKYVVRLQEDSYNYLIRYLQSDNNTALCKVLTLHIHLDVQPAKRTDYQLYASGSSSRSENNGLEPPDMPSPILQNEAALEVLQESIKRVKDGPPSLTTICFYAFYNTEQLLNTAEISPDSKLLAAGFDNSCIKLWSLRSKKLKSEPHQVDVSRIHLACDILEEEDDEDDNAGTEMKILRGHCGPVYSTRFLADSSGLLSCSEDMSIRYWDLGSFTNTVLYQGHAYPVWDLDISPYSLYFASGSHDRTARLWSFDRTYPLRIYAGHLADVDCVKFHPNSNYLATGSTDKTVRLWSAQQGNSVRLFTGHRGPVLSLAFSPNGKYLASAGEDQRLKLWDLASGTLYKELRGHTDNITSLTFSPDSGLIASASMDNSVRVWDIRNTYCSAPADGSSSELVGVYTGQMSNVLSVQFMACNLLLVTGITQENQEH, encoded by the exons ATGCCTCTCCTCTATCCTCTCTTTGTCTACCTCCATCTCAACCTGGTCCAAAACAGTCCGAAGAGCACAGTGGAAAGTTTTTACAGCCGCTTCCATGGAATGTTTCTGCAGAATGCTAGCCAGAAGGATGTCATTGAGCAGCTACAGACCACTCAAACCATCCAGGACATCCTATCTAACTTCAAGCTTCGAGCATTCCTAGATAACAAGTACGTGGTCCGTCTCCAAGAAGACAGCTATAACTACCTTATCCGCTACCTCCAAAGTGACAACAATACTGCCCTGTGCAAAGTCCTCACCTTACATATTCATCTTGACGTGCAGCCTGCCAAGAGAACAGACTATCAGCTGTATGCCAGTGGCAGCTCCTCCCGCAGTGAGAACAACGGTTTGGAGCCCCCTGACATGCCCAGCCCGATTCTGCAGAACGAGGCTGCCCTAGAGGTCTTACAGGAGAGCATTAAGCGCGTCAAGGATGGGCCTCCCTCCCTCACTACCATCTGCTTCTATGCCTTCTATAACACAGAGCAGCTGTTGAACACTGCAGAAATCTCCCCCGATAGCAAGCTGCTTGCTGCTGGGTTTGACAACTCCTGTATAAAACTTTGGAGTTTACGATCCAAGAAGTTAAAATCAGAGCCCCATCAAGTAGACGTGTCCCGCATCCATTTGGCTTGTGATATTCTGGAGGAGGAG GATGATGAGGATGATAATGCAGGCACGGAGATGAAGATACTGCGGGGACACTGTGGACCAGTGTACAGCACGAGGTTCCTTGCGGACAGCTCAGGGTTGCTCTCTTGTTCTGAAGACATGTCCATCAGATACTGGGATCTGGGGAGTTTCACCAACACTGTGTTGTACCAAGGACATGCCTATCCTGTGTGGGATCTGGACATCAGTCCATATAGCCTGTACTTCGCCAGCGGGTCCCACGACCGCACCGCCAGGCTGTGGTCATTTGATCGGACGTACCCGCTGAGGATATATGCAGGGCACCTGGCAGATGTGGACTGTGTCAAATTCCACCCTAATTCAAACTACTTGGCCACAGGCTCAACCGACAAGACCGTTCGGCTGTGGAGCGCTCAGCAGGGGAACTCGGTGAGGCTTTTCACAGGCCACCGCGGCCCCGTGCTTTCTCTCGCCTTTTCTCCTAACGGTAAGTACTTGGCGTCTGCTGGCGAGGACCAGCGGTTGAAGCTGTGGGACTTGGCCTCTGGGACCCTTTATAAAGAGCTGAGAGGCCACACAGACAATATCACCAGCCTCACCTTCAGTCCAGACAGCGGCTTGATTGCCTCTGCCTCCATGGACAACTCGGTGCGCGTCTGGGACATCAGGAACACTTACTGCAGTGCACCTGCCGACGGCTCCTCCAGCGAGCTCGTGGGCGTGTACACCGGGCAAATGAGCAACGTCCTGAGCGTGCAGTTCATGGCCTGTAACCTTCTTCTGGTGACTGGAATTACACAAGAAAATCaggaacattaa